DNA sequence from the archaeon BMS3Bbin15 genome:
CTTCAGTTTGGCTTCAAGCCAGCCAGTAATGCAGTTATTTATGGCCAGCCATCAGTGGGAAAAACTTCAGTTGCCAGAAAGATTCTGAAGCTATTTAAGGAGGAAGTAGCATCAAAAGTGGCAACCTGTTATGTCAATCTCGCTGTCAAGAGGACAAGTGCTGAAGTCGCTGCGGAAATATATTTCCAAGTGACTGAACACCTAAGCAGGAGAAGAGTCTCTAAGTGTCTTGAAGCTACATTCAAGACGCTAAAAAATAATGAAAAGAACCTTCTGATTGTTTTTGATGATTTCAATGCTTTTTCAGGAGGGGATATAAACACCCTCCTCCAAACTCTCCTGAGACCAGCAGAGAGCAGATTCCAAGGGGTTCACGTGAGAGTGATACTTGTCTCCTCTGGAGATGACTACTTCTTGAGAAATAGAGTCAGAAGTTCTCTTGAACCTATTGAATTTCAATTTAAAGATTATAATGATGATCAGAAGTTTGAAATTCTGAAAAAAAGATGTATCCAAGGCTTCAGCAGATTTGTAATTTCTGAGAAATTAATTAGAGATGTTGCTGAGAGAGCCACTGACTTACGTCACGCATTGGCAATTCTATATTATGTAGGGGGTATTGCCAATAAAAAAATCACAAAAAGGGATATAGACACAGCTTTTACGATGGTGAAGGGTATGC
Encoded proteins:
- a CDS encoding cell division control protein 6, with amino-acid sequence MMETMLGLFKDLSVFDPDVIPNQLLFREKEIEELVRLFAPLQFGFKPASNAVIYGQPSVGKTSVARKILKLFKEEVASKVATCYVNLAVKRTSAEVAAEIYFQVTEHLSRRRVSKCLEATFKTLKNNEKNLLIVFDDFNAFSGGDINTLLQTLLRPAESRFQGVHVRVILVSSGDDYFLRNRVRSSLEPIEFQFKDYNDDQKFEILKKRCIQGFSRFVISEKLIRDVAERATDLRHALAILYYVGGIANKKITKRDIDTAFTMVKGMPKKNESHLSELETFLLSKIKESTTISTGELHRYHQKEKGDITIQGIGKSLKKLKTLGIVDYKFVSIRGRTRVWFKT